In Magnolia sinica isolate HGM2019 chromosome 12, MsV1, whole genome shotgun sequence, a single genomic region encodes these proteins:
- the LOC131221063 gene encoding UDP-sugar pyrophosphorylase-like isoform X2 — translation MQLTNLSDGVAGSTAEKVSNLSINGGSSDGSWAASAPNLQKNLGILSSEHIELAKMLLAEGQSHLFTHWPEQGVDDEEKKSFFDQVTRLNSSYPGGLASYIRNARNLLADSKAGKNPFDGFTPSVPSGEVLTFGDDNFIKFEEAGIREARNAAFVVVAGGLGERLGYNGIKLALPKETTTGTGFLQHYIEAILALQDASCKLVQGPCEAQIPLVIMTSDDTHARTLELLESNSYFGMKPTQVKLLKQEKVACLDDNDARLAIEPQNKYKIQTKPHGHGDVHSLLYSSGLLNSWHDAGLRWVLFFQDTNGLLFKAIPASLGVSSTKNYHVNSLAVPRKAKEAIGGITKLTHSDGRTMVINVEYNQLDPLLRATGHPDGDANCETGYSPYPGNINQLILELDSYIKELTKTHGAITEFVNPKYKDSTKTTFKSSTRLECMMQDYPKTLPPSARVGFTVMDTWLAYAPVKNNPEDAAKVPKGNPYHSATSGEMAIYRANSLILRKSGVNVADPVLQVFNGQEVEVWPRITWKPKWGLTFTDVRKKVSGGCSISQRSTMVIKGQNVFLENLSLDGALVINAAEASEVKVGGSVQNKGWIIEPVDHKDTSLPEEIRTRGFRIEKVDQLEMNYTEPGKFCFKS, via the exons ATGCAACTGACCAATCTATCA GATGGCGTCGCCGGATCAACGGCTGAGAAGGTCTCCAATCTGAGCATCAATGGCGGATCTTCGGACGGTAGCTGGGCCGCTTCCGCCCCCAATCTCCAAAAGAATCTCGGGATTCTTTCGTCTGAACAC ATTGAGCTTGCAAAAATGTTGTTGGCGGAGGGACAAAGTCATCTTTTTACACATTGGCCTGAACAAggtgttgatgatgaagaaaagaaaagtttctttgatcag GTAACTCGGCTTAATTCAAGCTATCCAGGTGGTTTGGCATCATATATTCGAAATGCTAGGAATCTATTAGCAGATTCAAAAGCAGGGAAAAATCCATTCGACGGCTTTACTCCTTCA GTCCCATCAGGAGAGGTTCTGACCTTCGGTGATGATAACTTCATTAAGTTTGAAGAGGCTGGCATTAGAGAAGCACGGAATGCTGCATTTGTTGTTGTTGCAGGTGGGCTTGGTGAACGTCTTGGGTACAATGGAATTAAG TTGGCTCTTCCTAAAGAAACAACTACTGGAACGGGTTTCTTACAACACTATATAGAGGCCATTCTAGCTCTACAAGATGCCAGCTGTAAATTAGTACAAG GCCCATGTGAGGCACAGATTCCTTTGGTGATAATGACATCCGATGACACACACGCACGTACTTTAGAGCTTCTAGAGTCGAATTCATATTTTGGAATGAAGCCAACACAAGTGAAACTTCTTAAGCAG GAAAAGGTTGCatgcttagatgataatgatgccaGGCTTGCAATTGAACCtcaaaacaaatataaaattCAG ACCAAACCTCATGGCCATGGAGATGTGCACTCACTACTCTATTCTAGTGGCCTCCTAAACTCATG GCACGATGCAGGTTTGAGATGGGTCTTATTTTTCCAAGATACTAACGGATTACTCTTTAAG GCCATTCCCGCTTCACTGGGTGTTAGCTCCACCAAAAATTACCATGTAAATTCTCTTGCTGTTCCTCGCAAAGCAAAAGAAGCTATTGGGGGAATAACCAAGCTTACACATTCAGATG GGAGGACGATGGTGATTAATGTGGAGTACAACCAGCTTGATCCTCTACTTAGAGCAACTGGACATCCTGATGGAGATGCGAATTGTGAAACTGGCTATTCTCCTTACCCTGGAAATATAAACCAG TTGATTTTGGAACTCGACTCATACATCAAAGAGCTCACAAAAACACATGGTGCCATTACAGAGTTTGTTAATCCTAA GTACAAAGATTCTACAAAGACAACCTTTAAGTCCTCAACCCGATTGGAATGTATGATGCAAGATTATCCAAAAACACTGCCGCCATCGGCTAGAGTTGGATTTACA GTGATGGATACTTGGCTTGCATATGCCCCTGTGAAGAACAACCCTGAAGATGCTGCTAAG GTACCAAAGGGGAATCCATACCATAGCGCAACTTCTGGAGAAATGGCTATCTACAGGGCAAACAGCCTCATTCTTAGAAAG TCTGGGGTCAACGTGGCCGATCCAGTACTCCAGGTGTTCAATGGACAAGAAGTGGAAGTGTGGCCTCGTATCACGTGGAAGCCAAAATGGGGATTGACGTTCACAGACGTGAGGAAAAAAGTAAGTGGTGGCTGCTCTATCTCCCAGAGGTCTACCATGGTCATCAAGGGCCAAAATGTGTTTCTCGAGAATCTCTCATTGGATGGGGCGCTTGTAATCAACGCGGCTGAAGCATCGGAG GTGAAAGTTGGTGGTTCAGTTCAAAACAAGGGGTGGATCATTGAGCCTGTCGATCACAAAGACACCTCTTTGCCAGAGGAAATCCGGACGAGGGGTTTCAGAATTGAAAAGGTGGACCAGTTGGAGATGAACTATACCGAACCAGGTAAGTTCTGCTTCAAGTCCTGA
- the LOC131221063 gene encoding UDP-sugar pyrophosphorylase-like isoform X1 translates to MLEGDYLMQTQGGGFIHQSQDGVAGSTAEKVSNLSINGGSSDGSWAASAPNLQKNLGILSSEHIELAKMLLAEGQSHLFTHWPEQGVDDEEKKSFFDQVTRLNSSYPGGLASYIRNARNLLADSKAGKNPFDGFTPSVPSGEVLTFGDDNFIKFEEAGIREARNAAFVVVAGGLGERLGYNGIKLALPKETTTGTGFLQHYIEAILALQDASCKLVQGPCEAQIPLVIMTSDDTHARTLELLESNSYFGMKPTQVKLLKQEKVACLDDNDARLAIEPQNKYKIQTKPHGHGDVHSLLYSSGLLNSWHDAGLRWVLFFQDTNGLLFKAIPASLGVSSTKNYHVNSLAVPRKAKEAIGGITKLTHSDGRTMVINVEYNQLDPLLRATGHPDGDANCETGYSPYPGNINQLILELDSYIKELTKTHGAITEFVNPKYKDSTKTTFKSSTRLECMMQDYPKTLPPSARVGFTVMDTWLAYAPVKNNPEDAAKVPKGNPYHSATSGEMAIYRANSLILRKSGVNVADPVLQVFNGQEVEVWPRITWKPKWGLTFTDVRKKVSGGCSISQRSTMVIKGQNVFLENLSLDGALVINAAEASEVKVGGSVQNKGWIIEPVDHKDTSLPEEIRTRGFRIEKVDQLEMNYTEPGKFCFKS, encoded by the exons ATGCTCGAAGGAGATTACTTGATGCAAACACAGGGAGGGGGATTTATCCATCAATCCCAG GATGGCGTCGCCGGATCAACGGCTGAGAAGGTCTCCAATCTGAGCATCAATGGCGGATCTTCGGACGGTAGCTGGGCCGCTTCCGCCCCCAATCTCCAAAAGAATCTCGGGATTCTTTCGTCTGAACAC ATTGAGCTTGCAAAAATGTTGTTGGCGGAGGGACAAAGTCATCTTTTTACACATTGGCCTGAACAAggtgttgatgatgaagaaaagaaaagtttctttgatcag GTAACTCGGCTTAATTCAAGCTATCCAGGTGGTTTGGCATCATATATTCGAAATGCTAGGAATCTATTAGCAGATTCAAAAGCAGGGAAAAATCCATTCGACGGCTTTACTCCTTCA GTCCCATCAGGAGAGGTTCTGACCTTCGGTGATGATAACTTCATTAAGTTTGAAGAGGCTGGCATTAGAGAAGCACGGAATGCTGCATTTGTTGTTGTTGCAGGTGGGCTTGGTGAACGTCTTGGGTACAATGGAATTAAG TTGGCTCTTCCTAAAGAAACAACTACTGGAACGGGTTTCTTACAACACTATATAGAGGCCATTCTAGCTCTACAAGATGCCAGCTGTAAATTAGTACAAG GCCCATGTGAGGCACAGATTCCTTTGGTGATAATGACATCCGATGACACACACGCACGTACTTTAGAGCTTCTAGAGTCGAATTCATATTTTGGAATGAAGCCAACACAAGTGAAACTTCTTAAGCAG GAAAAGGTTGCatgcttagatgataatgatgccaGGCTTGCAATTGAACCtcaaaacaaatataaaattCAG ACCAAACCTCATGGCCATGGAGATGTGCACTCACTACTCTATTCTAGTGGCCTCCTAAACTCATG GCACGATGCAGGTTTGAGATGGGTCTTATTTTTCCAAGATACTAACGGATTACTCTTTAAG GCCATTCCCGCTTCACTGGGTGTTAGCTCCACCAAAAATTACCATGTAAATTCTCTTGCTGTTCCTCGCAAAGCAAAAGAAGCTATTGGGGGAATAACCAAGCTTACACATTCAGATG GGAGGACGATGGTGATTAATGTGGAGTACAACCAGCTTGATCCTCTACTTAGAGCAACTGGACATCCTGATGGAGATGCGAATTGTGAAACTGGCTATTCTCCTTACCCTGGAAATATAAACCAG TTGATTTTGGAACTCGACTCATACATCAAAGAGCTCACAAAAACACATGGTGCCATTACAGAGTTTGTTAATCCTAA GTACAAAGATTCTACAAAGACAACCTTTAAGTCCTCAACCCGATTGGAATGTATGATGCAAGATTATCCAAAAACACTGCCGCCATCGGCTAGAGTTGGATTTACA GTGATGGATACTTGGCTTGCATATGCCCCTGTGAAGAACAACCCTGAAGATGCTGCTAAG GTACCAAAGGGGAATCCATACCATAGCGCAACTTCTGGAGAAATGGCTATCTACAGGGCAAACAGCCTCATTCTTAGAAAG TCTGGGGTCAACGTGGCCGATCCAGTACTCCAGGTGTTCAATGGACAAGAAGTGGAAGTGTGGCCTCGTATCACGTGGAAGCCAAAATGGGGATTGACGTTCACAGACGTGAGGAAAAAAGTAAGTGGTGGCTGCTCTATCTCCCAGAGGTCTACCATGGTCATCAAGGGCCAAAATGTGTTTCTCGAGAATCTCTCATTGGATGGGGCGCTTGTAATCAACGCGGCTGAAGCATCGGAG GTGAAAGTTGGTGGTTCAGTTCAAAACAAGGGGTGGATCATTGAGCCTGTCGATCACAAAGACACCTCTTTGCCAGAGGAAATCCGGACGAGGGGTTTCAGAATTGAAAAGGTGGACCAGTTGGAGATGAACTATACCGAACCAGGTAAGTTCTGCTTCAAGTCCTGA